The DNA window CCTCGAAGTAAGCTTATTACTTCCTCTATATTTCCGAACCATATTCTATCAGCGTCAAATTGGACAACAGGCTTTCCGTCTATTTTCAAGTATTGTGGATGTGAGAAGTAAGTATCTGCAAGGAATTAAAGTCTTCGAGTAGTCTTTGCATATTTTAAGGATCATCGAGGGGTATAAACTTGTTTCCATTAGGATCATAATCGTAAATAATTCTCTTCACAGCAATCTCCCGTAGTCTTCATACAGTATACAAAATTCTATGTCTTTAATTAGCGGGTTCCTTAATAAAGTGTCCAAGTTTTCCTTGCTATGGTAATCCCATGTTCTTTCATCGTTTTCCGTTGTCCACCAACTAATGGAAAAAGCATCTATTCCGTGTCCCGTTGCCCAATCAATATGTTTACTTTTGAAAATAGTCTTTGACTATTTAAAAAACAACATTCACTAGAAACCCTTTTCAATCTTCTTATAGTTAGTTTTATAGAAATTCTGGCAAGGATTTGTGCAACAATAGATGCAAATAGAAATAAGTATGAAATAATATGGAAAAGAGTTTGAATTATCTACTCAACAACAATCGTTATCCTTCTATTGTTCTTCCCCTTGTTTTCCCTTTTAACAATCTTTATTCTTCCGACTTCTTTCGTTGACTTAACATGAGTTCCTCCATCTAACTGCAAATCAATATCACCAATACCAACAACCCTCAAAACATCAAACTTTTCATACTTGCTTTCATCCATCAACCTTTTCAACTCAGGATGCTTTTCTAATTCTTCCTTGCTAATTATCTTTGAAAAAACTGGCAAATCTTTTTCCACAATTTCATTGGCTTTCTCTTCAATAAATCTTACAACTTCATCATCAAGCTTTTCCAAATTGAAGTCCATTCTTGCCCTATCCTCATAAATTTGGCTTCCGGTAAATTTTATGTTGCCAAAAGCTTTAACCAAAACAGCAGAAATTATGTGAGCTGCTGTGTGCAAACGCATTATCTTATGCCTTCTCTCCCAATCAATTTTCCCATGAACTATATCGTTAACTTTAAAATCAGGTTCTCTTTCCAACAAATGAACAATGTTTCCATTGGCATCATAATAAGTATCAACAACCTTTATCCCATTAATCTCTCCTGTATCCCCAGGCTGACCTCCGCTTCTAGCATAAAAAGCAGTTTTATCCAAAATTACTTCTTTTCCTCTAATCTCTAAAACTTTTGCATCGAATTCTTTCAAGTAAGCGTCTTGCCAAAAAAGTTTTTCTGTCATTAGTAAAATTATTGAAAATGAAAAATAAAAATAATTTGTAGGTACAACACAATAGCCCTGTCGTCTAGCGGTCAAGGACGCGGAATCTAGTGGAAGCCTCTGGAAATTTTTCAGATATTTTAGAAGGCAGAAGTATCTTCTATACGGATTATTTATTTTACCCTAATGGTGTTCATCTTTATTTTCACACTTTAAATTTACCATACTCAATTCTTTCGATCTCTCTATCTTACTTTTTAGAATTACATCAAATATACAATATGTTTATTTTAATTGCATTTATTCTAGCAGGATTTTTCAAATATCTTTTCCTTAGAAAATTAACCAACTCAAGAGCTATGTATCTACAGACTATTCACAATCAAAAAATGTTGGATGGTTATATTTCAAGAAGAGAGAATGAAAGCCTGTATTCTATTGTAAAATTGAAAACATTTATTAGAGAAGAAGATATTGTTGGATTGATAAATTTTCTTAAAGAGCAAAATACCAGGTATATAATATATTACAAATTTCTCAGAGGTGAAGCTTACTCACATGAATTTTCAAAAATATTGAGTTTATTACCACAAAAATCCAAAAGGTGGTTTATAATGATACAAACTATCTTATTATAAGGATAGAGTATTGAAATATCCTTATTTATAAGACCTAAGAAAGTTTCTGAGAATATCAGCTATGGCATTTAAAAATTTATAATCCTCTGTAACTGTTGGTTCTATTTGTGTGTTTTCATGAAAG is part of the Candidatus Methanomethylicota archaeon genome and encodes:
- a CDS encoding alanyl-tRNA editing protein, with the protein product MTEKLFWQDAYLKEFDAKVLEIRGKEVILDKTAFYARSGGQPGDTGEINGIKVVDTYYDANGNIVHLLEREPDFKVNDIVHGKIDWERRHKIMRLHTAAHIISAVLVKAFGNIKFTGSQIYEDRARMDFNLEKLDDEVVRFIEEKANEIVEKDLPVFSKIISKEELEKHPELKRLMDESKYEKFDVLRVVGIGDIDLQLDGGTHVKSTKEVGRIKIVKRENKGKNNRRITIVVE